Proteins co-encoded in one Setaria viridis chromosome 9, Setaria_viridis_v4.0, whole genome shotgun sequence genomic window:
- the LOC117838329 gene encoding uncharacterized protein isoform X2: MPAPSLPHGRHWAPCHSIVAAPLLIAFELLLCIYLESLRVRNHPSVNLKIVFLPLLAFEAIILIDNFRMCRALMPGDEESMSDEAIWETLPHFWVAISMVFLIAATTFTLLKLSGDVGALGWWDLFINYGIAECFAFLVCTRWFNPMIHKPPTNGEASSSSAAIRYRDWESGLVLPSLEDHEQEGLCGLPDIGGHVMKIPLVVFQVFLCMRLEGTPPSARYIPIFAVFSPLFILQGAGVLFSLARLAEKVVLLLRNGPVSPNYLTASSKVRDCFAFLHHGSRLLGWWSIDEGSKEEQARLFYAESTGYNTFCGYPPEVVRKMPKKDLAEEVWRLQAALGEQSEITKCTKQEYERLQNEKVLCRICYEGEICMVLLPCRHRTLCKSCSDKCKKCPICRVPIEERMPVYDV, encoded by the exons ATGCCAGCCCCTTCTTTGCCTCATGGCCGTCAT TGGGCACCCTGTCATTCGATTGTCGCAGCACCTCTGCTAATTGCGTTTGAGCTACTTCTTTGCATATACCTTGAAAGCTTAAGAG TTAGGAATCATCCATCTGTTAATCTGAAGATTGTGTTCCTTCCTCTGCTGGCCTTCGAAGCAATTATCCTTATCGATAATTTTAG AATGTGTAGAGCTTTAATGCCTGGAGATGAAGAAAGCATGAGCGATGAAGCTATTTGGGAGACACTTCCC CATTTTTGGGTGGCAATTTCAATGGTGTTTCTTATAGCTGCTACAACATTCACACTTCTCAAGCTGTCTG GTGATGTTGGTGCATTGGGTTGGTGGGATTTGTTTATAAATTATGG GATTGCGGAGTGTTTTGCATTTCTTGTTTGTACCAGATGGTTTAATCCCATGATTCATAAGCCTCCCACTAATGGGGAAGCTAGCTCGTCATCAGCAGCAATTAGATACCGTGATTGGGAAAGTGGTCTTGTTCTCCCATCACTAGAAGATCACGAACAAGAGGGGCTTTGTGGTCTCCCTGATATCGGAGGTCATGTAATGAAAATACCTCTGGTTGTTTTCCAAGTTTTTCTCTGTATGCGGTTGGAG GGCACACCACCTAGTGCTCGCTACATCCCAATATTTGCGGTTTTCTCGCCACTATTTATTCTGCAAGGTGCTGGTGTCCTTTTCTCTCTAGCAAGATTGGCGGAGAAGGTTGTTCTACTATTGCGTAATGGACCAGTTAGTCCTAATTACCTTACAGCCTCATCAAAAGTTCGAGATTGTTTTGCTTTTCTTCATCATGGTTCAAG GCTTCTTGGTTGGTGGTCTATTGACGAAGGGAGCAAGGAAGAGCAAGCCCGATTGTTTTATGCTGAATCTACTGG GTACAATACATTTTGTGGCTATCCACCTGAGGTGGTTAGGAAAATGCCTAAAAAGGATCTTGCAGAAGAG GTTTGGAGGCTACAGGCGGCATTGGGAGAGCAATCTGAAATTACAAAGTGTACCAAACAGGAATATGAAAGGCTTCAAAAT GAGAAGGTTCTTTGTAGGATTTGCTATGAGGGAGAGATATGCATGGTCCTACTTCCCTGCCGACACAGAACTTTATGCAA GTCTTGTTCTGATAAGTGCAAGAAGTGTCCGATCTGCCGTGTGCCAATTGAAGAGCGCATGCCTGTATATGATGTTTAA
- the LOC117840412 gene encoding uncharacterized protein codes for MASSIASASWALPLQTGGGGAGAAAAAGPSCRVMLAVAAPRSAASLRRARVLVAPRCAALEGPGAGEEEERPKIEEEDGNKSGERKKRARGRPVWRRILFASKKTRSIIMLNALTVIYASDIPVLKEVEALTEPAVFNMVRFVVAAIPFIPFAVCAFGDRRVRNAGLELGVWVSLAYLAQAIGLLSSDAGRASFITAFTVIVVPLIDGLLGASIPKLTWFGAIVSLVGIGLLECGGSPPCVGDVLNFFSAVFFGIHMLRTEQISRSTDKKKFLALLSFEVLVVALSSILWFMFKDGYVDTSESSFESWTFGMLWDTAASFPWIPALYTGVLSTVLCMWAEMVAMGDVSATETAIVYGLEPVWGAAFAWFLLGERWDNAALIGAALVLCGSLTVQLFGSVPEKSKKVQKRNSNPLETPMKRQDYLYLSPIPVDSRKIMGRQLERKDNAL; via the exons ATGGCTTCTTCCATCGCGTCCGCATCGTGGGCGCTGCCGCTGCAGACGGGTGGGGGcggggctggggcggcggcggcggcgggcccgtCCTGCCGCGTGAtgctcgccgtcgcggcgcccCGCTCGGCCGCGTCGCTGCGCCGGGCCAGGGTGCTCGTGGCGCCCCGGTGCGCGGCGCTCgagggccccggcgccggcgaggaggaggagaggcccaaaatcgaggaggaggacgggaacAAGAGCGGCGAGAGGAAGAAGCGGGCGCGGGGACGGCCGGTGTGGAGGCGGATCCTGTTCGCCTCCAAGAAGACCCGCAGCATCATCATGCTCAACGCCCTCACCGTCATCTATG CAAGTGATATTCCAGTTTTGAAAGAGGTTGAGGCCCTGACAGAGCCCGCAGTCTTCAACATGGTGCGATTCGTTGTTGCGGCGATCCCCTTCATACCGTTTGCGGTCTGCGCCTTTGGGGACCGCCGTGTACGGAATGCAGGACTGGAGCTGGGAGTCTGGGTCAGCTTAGCTTACCTTGCTCAAGCTATTGGATTGCTCTCATCCGATGCTGGCCGAGCATCCTTCATCACGGCCTTCACG GTCATAGTAGTGCCTCTGATTGATGGCCTTCTTGGTGCCTCGATCCCCAAGCTCACTTGGTTCGGAGCTATCGTGTCACTAGTAGGAATTGGCCTCCTGGAATGTGGTGGCTCTCCTCCATGT GTTGGTGATGTTTTGAACTTCTTTAGCGCCGTATTTTTTGGGATCCATATGCTCAGAACGGAGCAAATATCAAGGAGTACAGACAAGAAGAAGTTTTTGGCTCTTCTTAGCTTCGAG GTCCTTGTGGTGGCTTTATCCTCTATACTTTGGTTTATGTTCAAAGATGGCTACGTTGATACCAGCGAGTCCAGCTTTGAATCATGGACTTTTGGTATGCTTTGGGATACAGCAGCTTCATTTCCTTGGATACCAGCATTGTACACTGGAGTTCTTTCTACGGTGTTATGTATGTGGGCAGAG ATGGTAGCGATGGGCGATGTTTCAGCAACTGAAACTGCAATTGTTTACGGTTTGGAACCAGTTTGGGGAGCTGCCTTCGCTTGGTTCCTTCTCGGTGAAAGATGGGACAACGCTGCATTGATTGGAGCTGCTCTTGTATTAT GTGGCAGTTTAACTGTCCAGCTATTTGGGTCAGTTCCTGAGAAGTCCAAGAAAGTTCAAAAGCGCAATAGCAATCCTTTGGAAACCCCAATGAAGCGACAAGACTACTTATATTTATCTCCTATACCAGTTGATTCCAGGAAGATCATGGGAAGACAATTAGAAAG GAAAGACAATGCATTGTAG
- the LOC117838329 gene encoding uncharacterized protein isoform X1, which translates to MQRRRGQTWAGVGKTAQAAAAHAALFCFTLLLALRVDGRTTYSWWIIFIPLWLFHGIVARGRFSMPAPSLPHGRHWAPCHSIVAAPLLIAFELLLCIYLESLRVRNHPSVNLKIVFLPLLAFEAIILIDNFRMCRALMPGDEESMSDEAIWETLPHFWVAISMVFLIAATTFTLLKLSGDVGALGWWDLFINYGIAECFAFLVCTRWFNPMIHKPPTNGEASSSSAAIRYRDWESGLVLPSLEDHEQEGLCGLPDIGGHVMKIPLVVFQVFLCMRLEGTPPSARYIPIFAVFSPLFILQGAGVLFSLARLAEKVVLLLRNGPVSPNYLTASSKVRDCFAFLHHGSRLLGWWSIDEGSKEEQARLFYAESTGYNTFCGYPPEVVRKMPKKDLAEEVWRLQAALGEQSEITKCTKQEYERLQNEKVLCRICYEGEICMVLLPCRHRTLCKSCSDKCKKCPICRVPIEERMPVYDV; encoded by the exons atgcagcggcggcgggggcaaacGTGGGCGGGGGTGGGGAAgacggcgcaggcggcggccgcgcacgCCGCGCTCTTCTGCTTCacgctcctcctcgcgctcagGGTCGACGGCCGCACCACGTACTCCTGGTG GATAATATTCATTCCACTATGGCTCTTTCATGGGATCGTTGCGCGCGGAAGGTTTTCAATGCCAGCCCCTTCTTTGCCTCATGGCCGTCAT TGGGCACCCTGTCATTCGATTGTCGCAGCACCTCTGCTAATTGCGTTTGAGCTACTTCTTTGCATATACCTTGAAAGCTTAAGAG TTAGGAATCATCCATCTGTTAATCTGAAGATTGTGTTCCTTCCTCTGCTGGCCTTCGAAGCAATTATCCTTATCGATAATTTTAG AATGTGTAGAGCTTTAATGCCTGGAGATGAAGAAAGCATGAGCGATGAAGCTATTTGGGAGACACTTCCC CATTTTTGGGTGGCAATTTCAATGGTGTTTCTTATAGCTGCTACAACATTCACACTTCTCAAGCTGTCTG GTGATGTTGGTGCATTGGGTTGGTGGGATTTGTTTATAAATTATGG GATTGCGGAGTGTTTTGCATTTCTTGTTTGTACCAGATGGTTTAATCCCATGATTCATAAGCCTCCCACTAATGGGGAAGCTAGCTCGTCATCAGCAGCAATTAGATACCGTGATTGGGAAAGTGGTCTTGTTCTCCCATCACTAGAAGATCACGAACAAGAGGGGCTTTGTGGTCTCCCTGATATCGGAGGTCATGTAATGAAAATACCTCTGGTTGTTTTCCAAGTTTTTCTCTGTATGCGGTTGGAG GGCACACCACCTAGTGCTCGCTACATCCCAATATTTGCGGTTTTCTCGCCACTATTTATTCTGCAAGGTGCTGGTGTCCTTTTCTCTCTAGCAAGATTGGCGGAGAAGGTTGTTCTACTATTGCGTAATGGACCAGTTAGTCCTAATTACCTTACAGCCTCATCAAAAGTTCGAGATTGTTTTGCTTTTCTTCATCATGGTTCAAG GCTTCTTGGTTGGTGGTCTATTGACGAAGGGAGCAAGGAAGAGCAAGCCCGATTGTTTTATGCTGAATCTACTGG GTACAATACATTTTGTGGCTATCCACCTGAGGTGGTTAGGAAAATGCCTAAAAAGGATCTTGCAGAAGAG GTTTGGAGGCTACAGGCGGCATTGGGAGAGCAATCTGAAATTACAAAGTGTACCAAACAGGAATATGAAAGGCTTCAAAAT GAGAAGGTTCTTTGTAGGATTTGCTATGAGGGAGAGATATGCATGGTCCTACTTCCCTGCCGACACAGAACTTTATGCAA GTCTTGTTCTGATAAGTGCAAGAAGTGTCCGATCTGCCGTGTGCCAATTGAAGAGCGCATGCCTGTATATGATGTTTAA